A single Endozoicomonas sp. NE40 DNA region contains:
- a CDS encoding V-type ATP synthase subunit B, which yields MPQSLLRYTNILSIVGDLIRVQVPNLTEGNARANYGDLALIEQNGQPYSMAQIIKIDHEEVSLQVFAGTKGLSTGAAVCFLGEPMKATYSPNILGRIFNGAGEPIDGGPALEQDPKVEIDGPSVNPVRRVLASRMVRTNVPMIDVFNTLVESQKIPIFSVAGEPYNRFLARIAIQAEADVVVFGGMGLIFDDYHFFRNEFEKAGVSSRTVMFTNQASDPTVERLLTPDMALAVAEHFAVEESKKVLVLLTDMTSYADAMKEIGVAMDKIPANRGYMGDLYSQLAKRYEKACDYKGAGSVTILAVTTMPGNDVTHPVPDNTGYITEGQFYLHDGVLDPFGSLSRLKQMVQGKETRDDHAPIMNTMIRFYSDSVNAKQKQAMAFELSSYDLKTIRFGDLFKERFMALDAAMSLEDALDLCWETLAECFEPGETLMKQSLLEKYWPNKAAVGVEEKELAAAEA from the coding sequence ATGCCCCAGAGCTTATTGCGATACACCAACATTCTCAGCATTGTTGGTGACTTGATTCGCGTTCAAGTGCCGAACCTGACGGAGGGCAATGCCCGGGCCAATTATGGCGACCTGGCATTGATCGAGCAGAATGGTCAGCCCTATTCCATGGCCCAGATCATCAAGATCGACCATGAAGAGGTTTCCCTGCAGGTATTCGCAGGCACCAAAGGTCTGTCTACCGGTGCCGCCGTATGCTTTTTGGGTGAGCCAATGAAGGCGACCTACTCTCCGAACATCCTTGGCCGTATCTTTAACGGTGCCGGTGAACCGATTGACGGTGGCCCTGCACTGGAACAGGACCCCAAGGTAGAGATCGACGGCCCTTCCGTAAACCCTGTTCGTCGTGTATTGGCGTCCCGCATGGTACGTACCAATGTGCCAATGATCGACGTATTCAACACCCTGGTAGAGTCCCAGAAGATTCCTATCTTCTCCGTGGCCGGTGAACCGTACAACCGTTTCCTGGCGCGTATTGCGATTCAGGCCGAAGCCGACGTCGTAGTATTCGGCGGCATGGGTCTGATCTTCGACGATTACCACTTCTTCCGTAACGAGTTTGAGAAAGCGGGCGTATCCTCCCGTACCGTTATGTTCACCAACCAGGCGTCCGACCCGACGGTAGAACGTCTGCTGACTCCGGACATGGCGCTGGCCGTGGCAGAGCACTTCGCTGTAGAAGAGTCCAAGAAAGTGCTGGTCCTTCTGACCGATATGACCTCCTACGCTGACGCGATGAAGGAAATCGGTGTAGCAATGGATAAGATTCCTGCTAACCGTGGTTACATGGGTGACCTGTACTCCCAGCTGGCAAAGCGTTACGAAAAAGCCTGCGACTACAAGGGTGCAGGCTCTGTAACTATTCTGGCGGTAACCACCATGCCGGGTAATGACGTTACTCACCCGGTACCGGATAACACCGGTTACATCACCGAAGGTCAGTTCTATCTGCACGACGGTGTACTGGATCCGTTTGGTTCCCTGTCCCGACTGAAGCAGATGGTTCAGGGTAAAGAAACCCGCGACGACCACGCACCGATCATGAACACCATGATCCGCTTCTACTCCGACTCTGTGAATGCCAAGCAGAAGCAGGCCATGGCGTTTGAACTGTCCAGCTACGACCTGAAAACCATCCGGTTTGGCGACCTGTTCAAAGAGCGCTTTATGGCCCTGGACGCAGCTATGAGCCTGGAAGACGCTCTGGATCTGTGTTGGGAAACTCTGGCGGAATGCTTTGAACCGGGCGAAACCCTGATGAAGCAGAGCCTGCTGGAGAAGTACTGGCCAAACAAGGCAGCTGTCGGTGTTGAGGAAAAAGAACTCGCAGCAGCAGAGGCATAA
- the argF gene encoding ornithine carbamoyltransferase, translating into MDFRLKDRHFVKLLDFTSEEINSLLTLSRELKAAKKSCEEPRFLQNKNIALIFEKASTRTRCAFEVAAFDQGANVTYISSGSQMGSKESVKDTARVLGRMYDGIEFRGHLQQHVEELAEFSGIPVWNGLTNEWHPTQILADFLTMIEHGNGRPLNELKLCYVGDGRNNVANSLLVGSAKMGVDFRIAAPAGFAPDEALVEQCQNIARDSGARLTITESVEDAVAGCDFIYTDVWVSMGEPMEAWEERVKLMTPYQVNQTMLEQTGNPDVRFLHCLPAFHNDETTIGKEIAEHFFKGEEKMNGLEVTEEVFESEHSIVFDQAENRMHTIKAVMVATLGD; encoded by the coding sequence ATGGATTTCAGACTGAAAGATCGTCACTTCGTCAAACTTCTGGATTTCACTTCCGAAGAAATCAACAGCCTGCTGACACTATCCCGCGAATTAAAAGCCGCGAAGAAGTCATGCGAAGAGCCTCGTTTTTTACAAAATAAAAACATTGCCCTGATTTTTGAAAAAGCCTCCACCCGCACACGCTGTGCTTTTGAGGTGGCAGCTTTTGACCAGGGAGCCAATGTCACTTACATCTCCAGTGGCTCACAAATGGGAAGTAAGGAGTCCGTAAAAGACACAGCCAGAGTGTTAGGACGCATGTATGATGGCATAGAATTTCGCGGACATTTACAACAGCACGTCGAAGAACTCGCCGAGTTCTCCGGTATTCCCGTATGGAATGGTCTGACCAACGAATGGCATCCAACCCAGATTCTGGCCGATTTCCTGACCATGATTGAACACGGCAACGGTCGTCCGCTGAACGAACTGAAACTGTGTTACGTGGGTGATGGGCGTAATAATGTCGCCAACTCACTTCTGGTGGGTTCAGCTAAAATGGGTGTGGATTTCCGAATCGCTGCTCCGGCTGGTTTTGCTCCTGATGAGGCACTTGTTGAACAATGCCAGAACATCGCCAGAGACTCAGGTGCCAGACTCACTATTACTGAATCGGTTGAAGACGCAGTCGCCGGTTGCGACTTTATTTACACCGACGTCTGGGTATCCATGGGCGAACCGATGGAAGCCTGGGAAGAGCGGGTAAAACTGATGACCCCCTACCAGGTCAACCAGACCATGCTGGAACAGACCGGCAATCCGGATGTTCGCTTCCTGCACTGTCTGCCAGCGTTCCACAACGACGAAACCACCATTGGTAAAGAAATTGCGGAACACTTCTTCAAAGGTGAAGAGAAAATGAACGGGCTGGAAGTGACCGAAGAGGTCTTTGAGTCTGAACACTCCATCGTGTTTGATCAGGCCGAAAACCGGATGCACACCATCAAGGCTGTTATGGTGGCAACGTTGGGCGATTAA
- a CDS encoding carbamate kinase (reversible synthesis of carbamate and ATP from carbamoyl phosphate and ADP), which translates to MLVVIALGDSAIVQRDQPLNSHALRQCIQHAAQCIAEIANQHQVILLHGNGPAIGLLTLMNGNCADLNTGTADVLGAQARAMTGFLLEQGLRNQLPQKSFCSMSHLTLVDADDPAMMHPTRYVGPLYNRVQAQLVQEQNPDWVLQRTGRLYRRMIPAPVPKDVLEMATLKHLVAADNIFVICGCGGGLPVRNDTDNRLHGVEAMVDRDETAAFIARKLNANALLMLSSIDAVLDKPGHPEARQIRTITINRLESLGFNDTAMAPKVKAASGYLAKNELAKDDLADRQLNDRRRFCAIGNLHNAASVLSGQSGTRISASASSSSEGAEIVYY; encoded by the coding sequence ATGCTGGTTGTCATTGCCCTGGGAGACAGCGCGATTGTGCAGAGAGACCAACCTCTCAATTCACATGCGCTGCGACAATGCATTCAACACGCAGCCCAATGCATTGCCGAAATAGCAAACCAACATCAGGTGATATTGCTGCATGGCAATGGTCCGGCCATTGGCCTTCTGACCCTGATGAATGGCAACTGCGCCGACCTGAATACCGGTACCGCCGATGTTCTGGGAGCCCAGGCCAGGGCAATGACGGGCTTCCTGCTGGAACAGGGGCTGAGAAACCAGCTGCCGCAAAAGTCATTTTGCAGCATGTCGCATCTGACACTGGTTGACGCTGACGATCCGGCAATGATGCATCCGACACGTTACGTTGGACCATTGTACAACAGAGTACAGGCACAACTGGTACAGGAGCAGAACCCGGACTGGGTACTGCAGCGGACAGGAAGGCTTTATCGCCGGATGATCCCGGCCCCGGTACCAAAAGACGTCCTGGAAATGGCGACTCTGAAACATCTGGTCGCCGCTGACAATATATTCGTTATCTGCGGCTGCGGCGGTGGTCTGCCCGTCCGAAATGACACAGATAACCGCCTCCATGGTGTTGAAGCCATGGTTGACAGAGATGAAACTGCCGCATTTATTGCGCGTAAACTGAATGCTAATGCTTTGCTGATGTTATCCAGCATCGATGCCGTTTTAGACAAGCCCGGCCATCCGGAAGCAAGACAGATTCGCACCATTACCATCAACCGTCTTGAATCACTGGGATTCAATGACACGGCGATGGCTCCAAAGGTGAAAGCAGCCAGTGGCTATCTTGCTAAAAACGAGCTTGCTAAAGATGACTTAGCCGACCGCCAGTTAAACGACAGGCGACGATTTTGTGCAATAGGCAATCTGCACAACGCTGCCAGTGTGCTTTCCGGTCAGTCCGGAACCCGGATCAGCGCATCAGCGTCTTCTTCATCCGAAGGCGCTGAGATTGTCTACTATTGA